One genomic region from Anabaena sp. PCC 7108 encodes:
- a CDS encoding response regulator transcription factor — MGSVCIEIVEGNPHLRSLLGWHLQQLEYRVHQAASIYQAREVFLSHQPTLVILDADLPDGDGIEFCRWLNRQQQPLILMLSARNNEADIVSGLKAGADDYLSKPFGMQEFLARVEALIRRNRTPTAPAYLDYGSLQIDLVQRRVRFQGEFIDLTPQEFSLLYVLAQAGGVPLSRSELLRRAWPDAIDNPRTIDTHVLSLRKKVELDPRQPSLIQTIRNVGYRFNIETLNANVPQSQTKLAKERFSNPRSTLATQIS, encoded by the coding sequence GTGGGTTCGGTTTGTATTGAAATCGTTGAGGGGAATCCCCATCTGAGGTCGTTGCTTGGTTGGCACTTGCAACAACTGGAATACCGAGTACATCAAGCCGCCAGCATTTATCAAGCAAGGGAAGTGTTTTTAAGTCATCAACCGACTCTAGTCATTCTAGATGCGGATTTGCCAGATGGCGATGGGATCGAGTTTTGTCGTTGGTTAAATCGTCAGCAACAGCCTCTGATTTTAATGCTTTCTGCCCGTAACAATGAAGCTGATATTGTTTCTGGTTTAAAAGCAGGAGCAGATGACTACTTGAGCAAACCTTTCGGAATGCAAGAGTTTTTGGCTAGGGTAGAGGCACTGATTCGTCGTAACCGTACACCCACTGCACCAGCTTACTTGGATTATGGCAGTTTGCAAATCGATTTGGTACAGCGCCGTGTCCGGTTTCAAGGGGAGTTTATCGATTTAACACCCCAAGAATTTAGTTTGCTGTATGTTTTGGCGCAAGCTGGTGGAGTACCTTTGAGTAGATCGGAATTACTGCGTCGTGCTTGGCCTGACGCTATTGATAATCCCCGTACCATTGATACTCACGTTTTATCACTGCGGAAAAAGGTGGAACTTGATCCGCGTCAACCCAGCTTAATCCAAACTATCCGCAATGTGGGATACCGATTTAACATAGAAACTTTGAATGCTAATGTTCCGCAATCACAAACAAAGTTAGCTAAAGAAAGATTCAGTAATCCACGTTCTACCCTGGCTACTCAAATTTCTTAG
- a CDS encoding ATP-binding cassette domain-containing protein, translating into MDNLTAKTVLRLEQVNLFTKLKSQVQRNLPGYPILEDISFEVFSGDRITIVGTAGAGKTSLLRLINRLIEPSSGKIYLENQEYRHIPIIQLRQEVTLLQQEFKLLGMTVREALAYPLVLRGLSKQKIQERVSYWQEQLQIPNEWLGRTEVQLSTGQRQLVAIARTLVIQPKILLLDEPTSALDPGQASRMINIISQLPQPPTTAILMVNHQFDLAQEFSTRLLHLQQGQLLANQPTAEINWEDLKASLIEAEIQASEEW; encoded by the coding sequence TTGGATAATTTGACTGCAAAAACCGTACTTAGGCTAGAGCAAGTTAATCTGTTTACAAAGCTGAAAAGTCAGGTGCAGAGAAATTTGCCAGGATATCCAATTTTAGAGGATATTTCCTTTGAGGTGTTTTCAGGCGATCGCATTACCATTGTTGGTACTGCTGGTGCTGGCAAAACTTCCTTATTACGCCTCATTAACCGCTTAATTGAACCTAGTAGCGGTAAAATTTATCTAGAGAATCAAGAATATCGCCACATTCCGATTATTCAGCTGCGACAAGAAGTGACGCTTTTACAGCAAGAATTTAAGTTGTTGGGGATGACAGTTCGGGAAGCCTTAGCTTATCCTTTAGTTCTGCGCGGCTTGTCCAAACAGAAAATTCAGGAACGAGTTAGTTATTGGCAAGAACAGCTGCAAATTCCTAATGAATGGCTAGGACGAACCGAAGTACAACTTTCCACCGGACAAAGACAGTTAGTTGCGATCGCTCGTACCTTAGTCATCCAACCCAAAATCTTGCTTTTAGACGAACCTACGAGCGCCTTAGACCCTGGTCAGGCTTCCCGGATGATCAACATCATCAGCCAACTACCTCAACCCCCTACAACCGCGATTTTGATGGTAAATCACCAATTTGACCTAGCCCAAGAATTTAGCACCCGGTTATTACATCTCCAGCAAGGTCAATTATTGGCAAATCAACCAACCGCTGAAATCAACTGGGAAGACTTAAAAGCCAGCTTGATAGAAGCTGAAATTCAAGCATCTGAGGAGTGGTAA
- a CDS encoding RNA-guided endonuclease TnpB family protein, giving the protein MLVLEYKVKGKQHQYNAIDDAIRTTQFIRNKALRYWMDAPRELKIDKFALNKYSTELRSCFPFAAELNSMAVQSAAERGWSAISRFYENCQSKKSGKRGFPKFQKDCRSVEYKTSGWKLHKTKRRITFTDKKGIGELKLLGKWDIQFSELKDIKRVRLIRRADGYYAQFCVGIDVVDIQPKTDEEIGLDVGIESFYTDSNGHQEPNPQFLRKAEKSIKHSQRRIYKKAKGSSGRRKARKLYAKKHLKVSRQWIEHAKKLARNVCKSNDLVAYVREACAKRIDLRVSNMVKNHCLAKSISDASWYLFKQWIEYFAVKFDKVAIAVAPHYSSQKCSDCGGIVKKSLSTRTHKCSCGCELHRDTNAAINILNLAKNRGGHPQINATGVETTTLLGEPARSWGFPP; this is encoded by the coding sequence ATGCTAGTCCTAGAATACAAAGTTAAAGGTAAACAACATCAATACAACGCCATAGACGATGCAATTCGTACCACCCAATTCATTCGCAATAAAGCGCTCAGATATTGGATGGATGCACCACGTGAGCTAAAAATTGATAAGTTTGCCCTGAATAAGTATTCAACAGAACTACGCTCATGTTTTCCTTTTGCTGCCGAGTTAAACTCAATGGCAGTACAATCAGCAGCAGAACGGGGTTGGTCTGCTATATCAAGGTTTTACGAAAATTGTCAATCTAAAAAATCTGGGAAAAGGGGGTTTCCAAAGTTTCAAAAAGATTGTCGTTCTGTTGAATATAAAACATCAGGATGGAAATTACACAAAACCAAGCGACGTATTACTTTTACTGACAAGAAAGGTATTGGTGAACTCAAGTTATTAGGTAAATGGGATATTCAATTCTCCGAACTTAAAGATATTAAACGAGTGCGTTTAATCCGGCGTGCAGATGGATATTATGCACAGTTTTGTGTTGGTATTGATGTTGTAGATATTCAACCAAAAACAGATGAAGAAATTGGGCTAGATGTGGGGATTGAGTCGTTTTACACAGATTCAAATGGGCATCAAGAACCTAATCCTCAGTTTTTGAGAAAGGCTGAAAAATCAATCAAGCATTCTCAAAGACGGATTTACAAAAAAGCAAAAGGTTCTAGCGGTAGAAGAAAAGCTAGAAAACTTTATGCCAAAAAACACTTAAAAGTAAGTAGGCAATGGATTGAACACGCTAAGAAACTAGCGCGTAACGTATGCAAGTCTAACGACTTAGTAGCCTATGTTCGCGAAGCGTGCGCGAAGCGCATAGATTTACGTGTTTCAAACATGGTAAAAAATCATTGTTTAGCAAAATCAATTAGTGATGCTAGTTGGTATTTGTTTAAGCAATGGATAGAGTATTTTGCTGTTAAATTTGACAAAGTTGCTATAGCTGTAGCACCACATTACTCTTCACAGAAATGTTCTGATTGCGGCGGGATTGTCAAAAAATCTCTATCAACTCGTACCCATAAATGTAGTTGTGGATGTGAATTGCATAGAGATACAAACGCGGCCATAAATATTCTTAATCTAGCAAAAAATAGGGGAGGGCATCCCCAAATTAACGCTACAGGAGTTGAAACCACTACTCTGCTTGGTGAGCCAGCGCGGTCTTGGGGGTTTCCCCCATGA